GCCTGAGCACCGACCTGCCCCACTCCCGGGAGGTGGCCCTAAAGGCTTACGACGGCGGCAAGATGGACGGCTTCGTCTGGGCTGAGCGCTCCAGGGACACGATGGGCTACTACGACGCCTCGGACCTGCCCAACTACTGGACCTACGCCCGGGATTTCGTCCTCATGGACGCCTTCTTCTCCTCACTGATGGGGCCGTCGCTCCCGAATCACCTGTACAGCGTGGCCGCGCAGTCAGGCGGCCTGGTCAAGAACATGACCGAGGCCCCGGCGGCCGGCTTCAACTTCCCGACCCTGGCGACCCTCCTGGCGCGGTCAAAGGTCACCTGGAAGTACTACGACGGGAAGCCGGACCCCAGGGCCTTTTCCCTATGGAACCCGCTCCCCGGCTTCAAGGAGTTCCGGGACAACCAGGCGCTGATGGAGCACCTCGTCGGCACGGACCAGTTCTTCGCCGACCTCCGCCACGGAACGCTCCCACAGGTCAGCTGGGTCGTGCCGAGCGCCCTCGAGAGTGAGCACCCGCCGCAGAACCTGCAACTCGGGATGTGGTACGTGACCAGCCTGATCAACGCGGTCATGCGCAGCCCCTACTGGGACGAGACGGCCATCTTCCTGACCTGGGACGACTACGGTGGCTTCTATGACCACGTCCCGCCGCCGCAGACGGACCAGTACGGCCTGGGCCCCCGGGTGCCGGCCATCGTCATCTCGCCCTACGCCAAGCGGGGGTTCATCGACCACACCCAGTACGACCTCACATCCGTCCTTCGCTTCGTCGAGGACCGCTTCGGGCTGGAACCTCTCACCGAACGGGACCGCAAGGCCGACGGAATGCTGGCCCCGTTCGACTTCACCCAGACCCCACGGAAACCGCTGCTGATCGCCCCGCCGGGGGAGTGAGGGGGCGTGCCTCGCGACCCTGCTATGGTCTCGATTCCCCCCGTGAACCAGGGCCTCTTAGGGGGGCGCGCAGGGGTTCCGAGTGTCAGAACTGAAGAAGGAGAAACCTGATCAGAAGGGTAACCCCCTAAGGGTA
This region of Bacillota bacterium genomic DNA includes:
- a CDS encoding alkaline phosphatase family protein yields the protein MLVGLVFAAAAVGVFWYGSRLGLWKWPAPKPVPGPREILQGYVAGTICDVNGQVLVVRDKPSGTVVTVVAGSRTTVRRSGKALPLGSLRPGMGVRVDGTFTNGYIAADSVEVTAESLSPDQAPGGTGGAGGPNEPGGPGGPSGGSASGGAGGVPPGGAGVPAPAGAKATPIKHIIYVIQENHSFDNYFGTYPGASGFPAGTKLPEQPGAQPTLAPFHLTSLSTDLPHSREVALKAYDGGKMDGFVWAERSRDTMGYYDASDLPNYWTYARDFVLMDAFFSSLMGPSLPNHLYSVAAQSGGLVKNMTEAPAAGFNFPTLATLLARSKVTWKYYDGKPDPRAFSLWNPLPGFKEFRDNQALMEHLVGTDQFFADLRHGTLPQVSWVVPSALESEHPPQNLQLGMWYVTSLINAVMRSPYWDETAIFLTWDDYGGFYDHVPPPQTDQYGLGPRVPAIVISPYAKRGFIDHTQYDLTSVLRFVEDRFGLEPLTERDRKADGMLAPFDFTQTPRKPLLIAPPGE